One stretch of Mastomys coucha isolate ucsf_1 unplaced genomic scaffold, UCSF_Mcou_1 pScaffold12, whole genome shotgun sequence DNA includes these proteins:
- the Slc35a5 gene encoding probable UDP-sugar transporter protein SLC35A5 isoform X3 translates to MKLILCILVSLCVLKKEDHQSRHLRCTSWKEFASFMKWSIPAFLYFLDNLIVFYVLSYLQPAMAVIFSNFSIITTALLFRIVLKRHLNWIQWASLLILFLSIVALTASTKTSQHDLAGHGFHHDAFLTPSNSCLHFSRDCSLKDNCTSQEWAFSEVQWNTTARVFSHIRLGLGHVLIIVQCFISSMANIYNEKILKEGTQLTESIFIQNSKLYFFGIVFNGLTLVLQSSNRDQIQNCGFFYGHNAFSVVLIFVTAFQGLSVAFILKFLDNMFHVLMAQVTTVIITTVSVLVFDFRPSLDFFLEAPSVLLSIFIYNASKPQNLECAPRQERIRDLSGSLWERSSGDGEELERLTKLKSDESEDDTL, encoded by the exons ATGAAGCTGATTCTCTGTATACTTGTGTCACTCTGTGTTCTAAAGAAAG aggatCATCAAAGTAGACATTTGAGATGTACTTCGTGGAAGGAATTCGCAAGTTTCATGAAGTGGTCCATTCCTGCCTTCCTATACTTCCTGGACAACTTGATTGTCTTCTATGTCCTATCCTATCTTCAGCCT gcCATGGCTGTTATCTTCTCGAATTTTAGCATTATAACAACAGCTCTTCTATTCAGGATAGTGCTGAA GCGGCATCTGAACTGGATCCAGTGGGCTTCCCTCCTGATTCTGTTCTTATCTATCGTCGCCCTAACTGCCAGTACCAAAACGTCCCAGCATGACTTGGCAGGACATGGATTTCATCACGATGCCTTCCTCACCCCATCTAATTCCTGCCTTCATTTCAGCAGAGACTGTTCCCTAAAAGACAATTGTACATCACAGGAGTGGGCTTTCAGCGAAGTCCAGTGGAACACCACAGCCAGAGTTTTTAGTCACATCCGTTTGGGCTTGGGCCATGTTCTGATTATAGttcagtgttttatttcttcaatggCCAATATCTATAATGAGAAGATCCTGAAGGAGGGGACACAGCTCACTGAGAGCATCTTCATACAGAATAGCAAGCTTTATTTCTTTGGCATTGTTTTTAATGGGCTGACCCTGGTCCTTCAGAGCAGTAACCGTGATCAGATTCAGAACTGTGGGTTTTTTTATGGCCACAATGCATTTTCAGTAGTCCTTATTTTCGTGACTGCCTTCCAGGGCCTTTCAGTTGCTTTTATCTTGAAATTCTTAGATAACATGTTTCATGTCTTGATGGCCCAGGTGACAACTGTCATCATCACAACAGTGTCCGTCCTGGTCTTTGACTTCAGGCCCTCCCTGGATTTTTTCCTAGAAGCCCCATCAGTCCTCctctctatatttatttataatgctAGCAAGCCTCAAAATTTAGAATGTGCACCTAGGCAAGAAAGGATCCGAGATCTAAGTGGCAGTCTTTGGGAGCGTTCCAGTGGG GATGGAGAAGAGCTGGAAAGACTTACCAAACTCAAGAGTGATGAGTCAGAAGATGACACTTTGTAA